Proteins from a genomic interval of Hydrogenophaga sp. PAMC20947:
- a CDS encoding alkaline phosphatase D family protein, with amino-acid sequence MAMLGPILQFLGNQHDTWGVSLLLIAAPGEPKPTVQCSPPAQATAPTDSPVPGLPGSTAWRVDIAVPQSSAAIAIDYQCNGQAHRFQVPPKGSAPSLGYVSCNGFSDLRVKKSLKEPQALWLRLARLHQQIDRVDSTTYGPLHLLLMGGDQIYSDDMWTALPELLDWTELPWTQRIRAPFTATLQAALQTHYAQLYIDHWGLPEQAAMLASVPAVMMWDDHDIIDGWGSHPTDLHESPVFQGIYAAASAAFELFQRQMIHGTRPPATLPAQDHHNSGYRFGTTGLLVLDMRSERSPRHGDTSATGGQLFAEQVMSETSWRAVYRWLDEQASETGDMKHLYVMSSIPVVHPSFELLEKMLGVFPGQQELEDDLRDHWTSPPHKAERLRLIHRLLKASETGTRVTILSGDVHVAAVGVIESDRSDAKDNARIVNQLTSSGVVHPPPLGVALFFLEQACKQVETIDRGITGAMYEFPTTSHRMIGCRNMMTIQPDAPGKGDRIWVNWWAEGEPHPYTKVIHPVT; translated from the coding sequence ATGGCAATGCTCGGCCCCATCTTGCAGTTTCTCGGCAATCAGCATGACACGTGGGGCGTCAGTCTCCTCCTCATCGCCGCGCCTGGCGAGCCCAAGCCCACCGTGCAATGCAGCCCACCGGCTCAGGCCACCGCCCCCACCGACAGCCCCGTGCCCGGTCTGCCTGGCAGCACCGCTTGGCGCGTCGATATCGCGGTACCGCAAAGCAGCGCGGCCATCGCCATCGACTACCAATGCAACGGCCAGGCCCACCGCTTCCAAGTGCCACCCAAAGGCAGCGCGCCCAGTCTGGGCTACGTGTCGTGCAACGGGTTTTCCGACTTGCGCGTCAAAAAGAGCCTCAAAGAGCCCCAGGCGCTCTGGCTGCGCCTGGCTCGGCTCCACCAGCAAATCGACCGCGTCGACAGCACCACCTACGGTCCCCTCCACCTCCTCCTCATGGGCGGAGATCAGATTTACAGCGATGACATGTGGACCGCCCTGCCCGAACTGCTCGACTGGACCGAACTGCCCTGGACACAACGCATCCGTGCCCCCTTCACCGCCACCCTCCAAGCCGCCCTGCAAACCCACTACGCCCAGCTCTACATCGATCACTGGGGCCTGCCCGAGCAGGCGGCCATGCTCGCCAGCGTGCCCGCGGTCATGATGTGGGACGACCACGACATCATCGACGGCTGGGGCTCACACCCCACCGACCTCCACGAAAGCCCCGTCTTCCAGGGCATCTACGCCGCCGCCAGTGCAGCCTTCGAGCTCTTCCAGCGGCAAATGATCCACGGCACCCGGCCACCAGCCACCCTACCGGCCCAAGACCACCACAACAGCGGCTACCGCTTTGGAACCACCGGGCTGCTCGTGCTCGACATGCGCAGCGAACGCAGCCCTCGCCACGGCGACACCAGCGCCACCGGCGGCCAGCTCTTCGCCGAACAGGTCATGAGCGAAACCAGCTGGCGCGCCGTGTACCGATGGCTCGACGAGCAAGCGTCCGAAACAGGCGACATGAAACACCTTTACGTGATGAGCAGCATCCCCGTGGTGCACCCCAGCTTTGAGCTGCTGGAGAAAATGCTCGGCGTCTTTCCCGGCCAGCAAGAGCTCGAAGACGACCTGCGCGACCACTGGACCAGCCCCCCCCACAAAGCCGAGCGCCTGCGCCTGATCCACCGCCTGCTCAAAGCCAGCGAAACCGGCACCCGCGTCACCATCCTTTCAGGCGACGTGCACGTGGCCGCTGTGGGGGTGATCGAGTCCGACCGCTCCGACGCCAAAGACAACGCCCGCATCGTCAACCAACTCACCTCCAGCGGCGTGGTTCACCCGCCGCCGCTGGGCGTGGCGCTGTTTTTCCTGGAACAAGCCTGCAAACAAGTGGAAACCATCGACCGCGGCATCACCGGCGCCATGTACGAATTTCCCACCACCAGCCACCGCATGATTGGCTGCCGCAACATGATGACCATCCAACCCGACGCACCCGGCAAAGGCGACCGGATCTGGGTCAACTGGTGGGCCGAGGGCGAACCCCACCCCTACACCAAGGTGATCCACCCGGTGACCTGA
- the polA gene encoding DNA polymerase I, with amino-acid sequence MSDEKTSKPTLLLVDGSSYLYRAFFAGGESLSITLPDGTVQKTGAIRIMINMMQKLLKEYPSAYAACVFDAKGPTFRDEIYPAYKEQRSPMPDDLRSQIAPIHEVVRFMGWPVLDVPGVEADDVIGTLAVAAAQQGIEVIVSSGDKDLAQLVNEHITIIDTMSGKRRDLAGVEAEFGVPASLMVDYQILVGDTVDNVPGVHKVGPKTAVKWLLEYGSLQAIVDNAANIKGAVGENLRQALDWLPTGRRLLTIKTDCDLGGWVPDMPSLEAIRMGEPQSDALVGFYETYGFKGLAKSQGGTSAPAAPAAKAKAKAKGASAPAGPGLFDEANPAEPAPVNEAYETVLTWEAFDVWMQRIESAELVAVDTETTSLDEMVAQIVGVSFSVKPGAAAYIPLAHAGPDAPEQLPLDEVLAKLKPWLENPSKHKLGQHIKYDRHVFANHGIEVQGYAHDTMLQSYVLEVHKPHGLASLAERHLGRSGISYQDLCGKGAHQIPFAQVEVGKAAEYSCEDSDQTLDVHLVLWPQLEADDKLRFIYDLEIASSETLYRIERNGVLIDAPTLAKQSHEIGQRIHALEQEAYEIAGQPFNLGSPKQLGEIFFDKLGMPVIKKTATGARSTDEEVLEKLAEDYPLPAKLLEHRGLSKLKGTYTDKLAQLALPRTGRVHTHYAQAVAVTGRLSSNDPNLQNIPIRTPEGRRVREAFVAPAGSLIVSADYSQIELRIMAHISGDEALLRAFTAGEDVHRATAAEVFGVALAQVSADQRRSAKVINFGLIYGMGAYGLAKSLGIDNSAAKNYIQRYFERFAGVKQYMDETRAMAKERGYVETVFGRRLQLAGIQNAKGATLAGLERAAINAPMQGTAADLIKLSMVAVQKALDEQQRTTKMIMQVHDELVFEVPEAEVDWVKSEVPRLMAGVADLKVPLLAEVGVGANWDQAH; translated from the coding sequence ATGTCCGATGAAAAAACCTCCAAACCCACCTTGTTGCTGGTCGATGGCTCCAGCTATTTGTACCGGGCATTCTTTGCCGGGGGCGAAAGCCTGAGCATCACCCTGCCCGATGGCACGGTCCAGAAGACCGGCGCAATCCGCATCATGATCAACATGATGCAAAAGCTGCTCAAGGAATACCCCAGCGCCTACGCAGCCTGCGTGTTCGACGCCAAAGGCCCCACCTTCCGCGACGAAATCTATCCCGCTTACAAAGAGCAGCGCAGCCCCATGCCAGACGATCTGCGCTCACAGATCGCACCCATCCACGAGGTGGTTCGCTTCATGGGCTGGCCCGTGCTGGATGTGCCGGGCGTAGAAGCCGACGATGTCATTGGTACGCTAGCCGTGGCCGCCGCGCAGCAAGGCATCGAGGTGATCGTCTCGAGTGGCGACAAGGATCTGGCGCAGCTGGTGAACGAGCACATCACCATCATCGACACGATGAGCGGTAAAAGGCGCGACCTGGCGGGCGTAGAAGCCGAGTTTGGCGTCCCGGCCAGCTTGATGGTTGATTACCAGATTCTGGTCGGTGATACCGTGGACAATGTGCCCGGCGTGCACAAGGTCGGGCCCAAAACGGCCGTGAAGTGGCTGCTCGAATACGGCTCGCTGCAAGCTATCGTGGACAACGCGGCCAATATCAAGGGTGCGGTGGGAGAAAATTTGCGCCAGGCGCTCGACTGGTTGCCTACCGGGCGGCGCCTGCTCACGATCAAGACCGACTGTGATCTGGGTGGTTGGGTGCCCGACATGCCTTCGCTTGAGGCCATCCGCATGGGTGAGCCTCAATCAGACGCCTTGGTTGGCTTCTACGAGACCTATGGATTCAAGGGCTTGGCCAAGAGCCAGGGCGGCACATCGGCGCCTGCCGCGCCTGCCGCCAAGGCCAAGGCCAAGGCCAAAGGTGCCAGTGCCCCGGCTGGGCCTGGATTGTTTGACGAAGCGAACCCCGCAGAGCCGGCCCCGGTCAATGAGGCCTACGAAACCGTGCTCACCTGGGAGGCGTTTGATGTCTGGATGCAGCGCATTGAATCCGCTGAGCTGGTGGCGGTGGACACCGAAACCACCTCGCTGGATGAAATGGTGGCGCAAATTGTGGGTGTTTCATTCAGCGTGAAACCGGGTGCTGCAGCCTACATTCCCTTGGCCCATGCCGGGCCGGATGCACCCGAGCAGCTGCCCTTGGACGAGGTATTGGCCAAGCTCAAGCCCTGGCTGGAGAACCCGTCAAAACACAAACTCGGCCAGCACATCAAGTACGACAGGCATGTGTTTGCCAACCATGGCATTGAGGTCCAGGGCTATGCGCACGACACCATGCTGCAAAGCTACGTGCTGGAAGTGCACAAACCCCATGGCCTGGCCAGCTTGGCCGAGCGCCATTTGGGGCGCAGCGGCATCAGCTACCAGGATTTGTGTGGCAAAGGCGCGCACCAGATTCCGTTTGCGCAAGTGGAAGTGGGCAAGGCGGCGGAATATTCCTGCGAAGACAGCGATCAGACGCTGGACGTTCACCTGGTCTTGTGGCCTCAGCTGGAAGCCGACGACAAGCTCCGGTTTATCTACGATCTTGAAATCGCCAGCAGCGAGACGCTCTACCGCATCGAGCGCAATGGTGTCTTGATCGACGCGCCGACCCTGGCCAAGCAAAGCCATGAAATCGGGCAGCGCATCCACGCGCTGGAGCAGGAAGCCTACGAGATCGCAGGGCAGCCGTTCAACCTCGGTTCACCCAAGCAGCTGGGCGAAATTTTCTTTGACAAGCTGGGCATGCCCGTGATCAAGAAAACCGCCACAGGCGCGCGCAGCACCGACGAAGAGGTGCTGGAAAAACTCGCCGAAGACTATCCTTTGCCGGCCAAACTGCTGGAGCACCGTGGCCTGTCCAAGCTCAAAGGCACGTACACCGACAAGTTGGCCCAGCTGGCGCTGCCCCGCACGGGCCGGGTGCACACGCATTACGCGCAGGCGGTGGCGGTGACGGGGCGCCTCTCGAGCAACGACCCCAATTTGCAGAACATCCCCATCCGAACGCCCGAAGGCCGGCGAGTGCGCGAGGCCTTTGTGGCGCCCGCCGGCAGCCTGATCGTCAGCGCCGACTATTCGCAGATCGAATTGCGCATCATGGCCCACATCAGCGGCGACGAGGCCCTGCTGCGCGCCTTCACCGCCGGCGAGGATGTGCACCGCGCTACGGCGGCGGAGGTGTTTGGGGTAGCGCTGGCCCAAGTGAGCGCCGACCAGCGCCGTTCGGCCAAGGTGATCAACTTTGGCCTCATCTACGGCATGGGCGCCTATGGTTTGGCCAAATCCTTGGGCATCGACAACTCCGCCGCCAAAAACTACATCCAGCGGTATTTCGAGCGCTTTGCTGGCGTGAAGCAGTACATGGACGAAACCCGCGCCATGGCCAAAGAGCGAGGCTATGTCGAAACGGTGTTTGGCCGCCGCCTGCAACTCGCGGGCATCCAGAACGCCAAAGGCGCCACGCTCGCCGGCCTGGAGCGCGCAGCCATCAATGCGCCCATGCAGGGCACAGCGGCCGACCTGATCAAACTGAGCATGGTCGCGGTGCAAAAAGCGTTGGACGAGCAGCAGCGCACCACCAAGATGATCATGCAGGTGCACGACGAACTGGTGTTTGAAGTACCCGAAGCGGAAGTGGACTGGGTCAAATCCGAGGTGCCACGCCTGATGGCTGGCGTGGCCGATCTCAAAGTGCCGTTGTTGGCCGAGGTGGGTGTCGGGGCCAATTGGGATCAGGCGCATTGA
- a CDS encoding homoserine kinase → MAVYTEVPFADATALLHTLDLGDLTDLRGIEGGIENTNYFVTSEKDGTTHEHVLTVFERLSFEQLPYYLHLMKHLASKGIPVPEPATDAQGEVLHRLQGKPAAVVDKLVGKSVLAPTERHCESVGDMLARMHLAGRDYPRSQPNLRSLAWWNETAPVVLPHLEAAQSALLRSELAYQNHVAAQPAYTALPRGPIHADLFRDNAMFDGDQLTGFFDFYFAGNDCFLFDLAVCLNDWCVQHGDSEVDGQHDPARAQAMLQAYQRKRPLSTAERQLLPAMLRAAALRFWLSRLWDWYLPRDATMLQPHDPTHFERVLLQRVHHSIHLAGAMLDELAETA, encoded by the coding sequence ATGGCCGTTTACACCGAGGTCCCCTTTGCCGACGCCACCGCCCTGCTCCACACACTCGACCTCGGCGATCTGACCGATCTGCGAGGGATCGAAGGCGGCATAGAAAACACCAACTACTTCGTCACCAGCGAAAAAGACGGCACGACCCACGAACACGTGCTCACGGTCTTCGAGCGCCTGAGTTTCGAGCAGCTGCCCTACTACCTGCACCTGATGAAGCACCTGGCCAGCAAGGGCATCCCGGTGCCGGAGCCGGCCACAGACGCTCAGGGCGAGGTCTTGCACCGTCTACAGGGCAAGCCCGCTGCCGTGGTCGACAAACTGGTGGGTAAAAGTGTGCTCGCACCCACTGAGCGCCACTGTGAATCGGTCGGCGACATGCTGGCCCGCATGCACCTGGCCGGCCGTGACTACCCACGCAGCCAACCCAATTTGCGCAGCCTGGCCTGGTGGAATGAAACTGCCCCGGTGGTCTTGCCCCACCTGGAAGCCGCCCAGTCGGCCCTGTTGCGCAGCGAGCTGGCTTACCAGAACCATGTAGCGGCGCAGCCCGCCTACACCGCGCTGCCACGCGGCCCGATCCACGCCGACCTGTTTCGCGACAACGCGATGTTCGACGGCGACCAGCTCACCGGGTTCTTCGATTTTTACTTTGCGGGCAACGACTGCTTTCTGTTCGATCTTGCCGTGTGCCTGAACGACTGGTGTGTGCAGCACGGGGACTCCGAGGTGGATGGGCAACACGATCCTGCCCGGGCACAGGCCATGTTGCAGGCCTACCAGCGCAAACGACCGCTCAGCACGGCAGAGCGACAGCTGCTGCCCGCCATGTTGCGCGCAGCGGCCTTGCGTTTCTGGCTCTCCCGCCTGTGGGACTGGTACCTGCCGCGCGACGCCACCATGCTCCAGCCCCACGACCCCACGCATTTTGAGCGTGTGCTGCTGCAGCGTGTCCACCACTCCATCCACCTGGCGGGCGCCATGCTCGACGAGCTGGCCGAAACCGCCTGA
- a CDS encoding BPSS1780 family membrane protein, whose translation MKLRKVNAATGLEWVKLGIRTFVRQPLAISGLFFMFMAAVTLLSVIPILGTVIAVVLTPAINLGLMAASREATMGRFPMPSLLIGSFRGNPARARAMLILGGLYGAALLLTLGVAMVFGPDLPPPDPETGVTPEIIATILGSPGLWLAMLMYIPVSMMFWHAPALVHWHGVSPTKSLFFSLMACWTNKSALMLYLAAWMGVIMAGAMLISLVGGLLGGATALSFILYPSALFMASMFYASIYFTFRDSFETAENLETD comes from the coding sequence ATGAAATTGCGCAAGGTCAACGCCGCCACCGGCCTCGAATGGGTCAAGCTGGGCATCCGCACATTTGTGCGCCAGCCACTCGCCATTTCAGGCCTGTTCTTCATGTTCATGGCGGCCGTCACGCTGCTGTCCGTGATTCCGATTCTGGGCACGGTGATCGCCGTTGTGCTGACCCCGGCCATCAACCTGGGTCTGATGGCCGCCAGCCGCGAAGCAACGATGGGGCGCTTCCCCATGCCCTCGCTGTTGATCGGCTCCTTCCGAGGCAACCCGGCCCGCGCGCGGGCGATGCTGATTCTGGGCGGGCTGTATGGCGCTGCCTTGCTGCTCACGCTGGGCGTGGCAATGGTGTTTGGCCCCGATCTGCCGCCACCCGATCCCGAGACAGGTGTCACGCCCGAGATCATTGCAACCATCTTGGGCAGCCCGGGACTGTGGCTGGCGATGCTGATGTACATCCCGGTGTCCATGATGTTCTGGCATGCCCCGGCCTTGGTGCACTGGCACGGCGTGAGCCCGACCAAGAGCCTGTTTTTCAGCCTGATGGCCTGCTGGACCAATAAATCTGCATTGATGCTGTATCTGGCGGCCTGGATGGGCGTGATCATGGCGGGCGCGATGCTCATCAGCCTGGTCGGTGGTCTGCTGGGCGGCGCCACAGCACTCAGCTTCATTCTCTATCCCTCTGCGCTGTTCATGGCGTCGATGTTCTACGCTTCGATCTACTTCACTTTCCGGGACAGTTTCGAGACGGCCGAAAACCTGGAAACCGACTGA
- a CDS encoding iron dicitrate transport regulator FecR yields MTSHTLQGLGEDEILWFQRRSVVSASAGWLAMGGMGGASAQGRSNVVDSAGDIALNGQRWMPGQSIQTGDDIATGPASRLVFVIGNAAFHVRQNSRLQVGRGSSLNAVSLLRLLTGAVVSVFGRGSARTIVTPTLTAGIRGTGVYTEVLPDQRSYFCNCYGTVELACAGERMTSVSQYHQAFWADPNANARQALKPAGAINHTDEELEFLAHLIDQRTAWELAGRKGVKDGKGTMNAAPGQLHPAFMPRR; encoded by the coding sequence ATGACCTCACACACCCTGCAGGGCCTTGGCGAAGACGAAATTTTATGGTTCCAGCGCCGAAGCGTGGTCTCAGCCAGCGCCGGCTGGCTGGCGATGGGCGGCATGGGTGGCGCCTCGGCACAAGGCCGCAGCAACGTGGTCGACTCGGCCGGTGACATCGCCCTCAATGGCCAGCGGTGGATGCCAGGGCAAAGCATACAGACCGGCGATGACATCGCCACCGGCCCGGCTTCGCGCCTGGTATTCGTGATCGGCAACGCGGCCTTTCACGTGCGGCAAAACTCCCGTCTGCAGGTCGGGCGCGGATCGTCGCTCAACGCGGTCAGCTTGCTGCGCTTGCTCACAGGCGCTGTGGTCAGCGTGTTCGGACGCGGTTCCGCCCGCACCATCGTCACGCCCACCCTCACCGCCGGTATTCGGGGCACTGGCGTCTACACCGAGGTCTTGCCCGACCAGCGCAGCTATTTCTGCAACTGCTATGGCACGGTGGAGCTGGCCTGCGCAGGCGAGCGCATGACGTCGGTGTCTCAGTACCACCAGGCTTTCTGGGCTGACCCCAATGCCAACGCCAGGCAGGCCTTGAAGCCGGCAGGCGCCATCAACCACACCGACGAAGAGCTCGAATTTCTGGCACATCTCATCGACCAGCGCACGGCTTGGGAGCTGGCGGGGCGCAAAGGGGTCAAAGATGGAAAGGGCACCATGAACGCAGCGCCTGGCCAGTTGCATCCGGCCTTCATGCCGCGTCGCTGA
- a CDS encoding PhoX family phosphatase: MKNHVQTPSDIFNAEASNNSSNPQFDQILEARLSRRHILRGSIGMAGMGLIGAAGLAGCATSAPMTPMAHAITALGFKPVAKGMADRVAVPEGYTARVLYALGDPLSASVPAFKNDGTDQQFDQRAGDHHDGMDWFGLDDHGKPSRKGSARGLIAMNHEATTDEKLSSFFIHADGGTATLPRPAAEVDKELMIHGLSVVEIRNQGGNWMYNPASGYNRRVTTMSEAAIHGPARGSEHLVTRYSTDATQVRGTLNNCGAGPTPWGTYVSGEENWFGYFFRDAQDDDARKKDKQVQALKRYGRKAGDASRHGWESAGSGDQYARWNNSAKGASAQDDYRNEMNTFGYIVELDPYDKTQMLRKRSALGRMGHENVTFSPVEAGKPVVAYMGDDSRGEYMYKFVSKAMWDVSDAEPRNRLAAGDKYLDQGTLYVARFKDDGSGQWIELSMNNPVIAGSSAFEFKSDAEVAIFTRLAADAVGATKMDRPEWGGVNPRNGEIYFSLTNNSKRTAETTDAANPRYYSDTKGSKEQKGNVNGHILRMAQAKPADTGFRWDIYLFASEAGADRSTVNLSSLTDENDLSSPDGLVFSKATGVCWIETDDGAYTDTTNCMLLAALPGQVGDGGKKTLQYGDKTVTTYAGKPQTPATLKRFLVGPKGAEITGICETPDGKALFINIQHPGENTAMANVGDPSKFESQWPSNAGYGAGKRPRSATLVITKNDGGLIGS; the protein is encoded by the coding sequence GTGAAAAACCACGTTCAAACCCCCAGCGACATCTTCAACGCGGAAGCGTCCAACAACTCCTCCAACCCCCAGTTCGACCAGATTCTCGAAGCCCGACTGAGCCGCCGCCATATTCTGCGCGGCTCGATCGGCATGGCCGGCATGGGGCTGATTGGTGCAGCGGGACTGGCCGGATGCGCCACCAGCGCACCGATGACACCGATGGCCCATGCGATCACCGCGCTGGGCTTCAAGCCCGTGGCCAAAGGCATGGCCGACCGGGTGGCTGTTCCCGAGGGCTACACCGCGCGCGTGCTCTATGCCTTGGGCGACCCCCTGTCGGCCAGCGTCCCGGCCTTCAAAAACGACGGCACCGACCAACAATTTGACCAGCGTGCCGGCGACCACCACGATGGCATGGACTGGTTTGGCCTGGATGACCACGGCAAGCCTTCTCGCAAAGGTTCCGCCCGGGGCCTGATCGCGATGAACCACGAAGCCACCACCGACGAAAAGCTGTCTTCTTTCTTCATCCATGCCGATGGTGGTACGGCCACGCTGCCGCGCCCGGCCGCTGAGGTCGACAAGGAATTGATGATCCACGGCCTGTCGGTGGTCGAGATACGCAACCAGGGTGGCAACTGGATGTACAACCCCGCTTCGGGCTACAACCGCCGAGTGACCACCATGTCGGAAGCCGCCATCCACGGACCCGCTCGGGGCAGCGAACACCTGGTGACCCGGTATTCAACCGACGCGACCCAGGTGCGAGGCACGCTGAACAACTGCGGCGCAGGCCCAACCCCCTGGGGCACCTATGTCTCCGGTGAAGAAAACTGGTTTGGCTATTTCTTCCGCGATGCCCAGGACGACGACGCCCGCAAGAAAGACAAGCAGGTTCAGGCGCTCAAACGCTATGGCCGCAAGGCCGGCGATGCCAGCCGCCACGGTTGGGAAAGTGCCGGCAGCGGTGACCAGTACGCCCGTTGGAACAACAGTGCCAAGGGCGCCAGTGCACAGGACGATTACCGCAACGAGATGAACACGTTCGGTTATATCGTCGAACTCGACCCGTACGACAAGACCCAGATGCTGCGCAAACGCAGCGCGCTGGGCCGCATGGGCCATGAAAACGTGACTTTCTCGCCCGTGGAAGCCGGCAAGCCGGTCGTGGCCTACATGGGCGATGATTCGCGCGGTGAGTACATGTACAAATTCGTGTCCAAAGCCATGTGGGACGTTTCCGATGCAGAGCCGCGCAACCGCCTGGCGGCCGGCGACAAATACCTGGACCAGGGCACCCTGTATGTGGCCCGGTTCAAGGACGATGGCTCGGGTCAGTGGATCGAACTCTCGATGAACAACCCGGTGATCGCAGGCAGCTCGGCTTTCGAGTTCAAGTCCGACGCCGAAGTGGCCATCTTCACCCGCCTGGCAGCCGACGCTGTGGGCGCCACCAAGATGGACCGTCCTGAGTGGGGTGGCGTGAATCCACGCAATGGTGAGATTTACTTCTCGCTCACCAACAACAGCAAGCGCACCGCTGAAACCACCGATGCGGCCAACCCGCGCTACTACAGCGACACCAAAGGCAGCAAGGAACAGAAAGGCAACGTCAACGGCCACATCTTGCGCATGGCCCAGGCCAAGCCAGCCGACACAGGCTTCCGCTGGGACATCTACCTCTTCGCATCGGAAGCCGGCGCCGACCGCAGCACCGTCAACCTGTCCAGCCTCACCGACGAAAACGACCTGTCGTCGCCCGACGGTCTGGTCTTCAGCAAGGCCACGGGTGTCTGCTGGATCGAAACCGACGACGGCGCCTACACCGACACCACCAACTGCATGCTGCTGGCGGCCCTGCCCGGTCAGGTGGGTGACGGCGGCAAGAAAACGCTGCAATACGGTGACAAGACCGTGACCACCTACGCAGGCAAGCCCCAGACACCCGCCACCCTGAAGCGCTTCCTGGTGGGCCCCAAAGGGGCGGAAATCACCGGCATTTGCGAAACGCCCGACGGCAAGGCCTTGTTCATCAACATCCAGCACCCGGGTGAAAACACGGCCATGGCCAACGTGGGCGATCCGTCCAAATTTGAGAGCCAGTGGCCCTCCAATGCCGGGTATGGTGCGGGCAAACGTCCCCGTTCCGCCACCCTCGTGATCACCAAGAACGATGGCGGCCTGATCGGCAGCTGA
- a CDS encoding porin — MKKNLIALAVLAASFGAMAQSSVTLYGRADVGLGSEKVGGESTTKMVNGGLTTSRWGLRGTEDLGGGLKAHFKFEQRLDLSTGAVQSPDFKGEASMGLIGGFGKLTLGRGYTVYDDVRALSVSSAVFDSLFTPANNGVYKSSASADYSSRANAQIRYDLPNMGGVYGGLSYAFDQSDEVDSTITALLLGYKNGPVNAALGYQDQKASDDQYLQLAAAYDMSVASLSAGYNTRSGTDAKGDDTELTLGVEVPVGHVKLSASYASSKTEIGGATSGKASGFGIGATYSMSKRTRLYTGYRSVEVKDGAGNKTSDGSLFSMGVRHDF, encoded by the coding sequence ATGAAAAAAAACCTGATCGCTCTGGCCGTACTGGCCGCTTCTTTCGGCGCCATGGCGCAGTCCTCCGTTACCTTGTATGGACGCGCAGACGTGGGCCTGGGCTCCGAAAAAGTCGGCGGCGAAAGCACCACCAAGATGGTCAACGGTGGACTGACCACGTCGCGCTGGGGCCTGCGCGGCACTGAAGACCTGGGTGGTGGCCTGAAGGCCCACTTCAAGTTCGAGCAGCGTCTGGACCTGAGCACGGGCGCAGTGCAGTCTCCCGATTTCAAGGGCGAGGCCAGCATGGGCCTGATAGGAGGCTTCGGCAAGCTGACCTTGGGCCGTGGCTACACAGTCTACGATGACGTGCGAGCCCTGTCCGTCAGCAGCGCGGTGTTCGATTCGTTGTTCACGCCGGCCAACAATGGCGTGTACAAGTCGTCCGCCAGTGCCGACTACAGCAGCCGCGCAAACGCCCAGATCCGATACGACCTGCCCAACATGGGCGGCGTCTATGGTGGCCTTTCTTATGCCTTCGACCAGTCAGACGAGGTCGACAGCACAATCACGGCCTTGCTGCTGGGTTACAAAAATGGCCCGGTGAACGCCGCGCTTGGTTACCAGGATCAGAAAGCATCGGATGACCAGTACCTGCAGCTGGCCGCTGCGTATGACATGAGCGTCGCCAGCCTCTCGGCAGGCTACAACACCCGATCGGGCACCGACGCCAAAGGCGATGACACCGAACTGACACTGGGCGTGGAAGTGCCCGTGGGCCATGTCAAGCTGTCGGCCTCCTACGCCAGCAGCAAGACCGAAATCGGTGGTGCGACGTCGGGCAAGGCCTCGGGCTTCGGTATCGGCGCTACCTACTCGATGTCCAAGCGCACGCGCCTGTACACCGGGTACCGCTCCGTCGAGGTCAAGGACGGCGCAGGCAACAAGACGTCTGACGGATCCCTGTTCAGCATGGGCGTGCGCCACGATTTCTGA